Sequence from the Ictalurus furcatus strain D&B chromosome 29, Billie_1.0, whole genome shotgun sequence genome:
TTTATAGCAAAGGCAGCAACAGCACGACCTACAGAGACGAATTTCCCTTCAAGTCTCTTCACTTCCTCCTAACAGACTTCCTGCGTCTGCTGAAGCGTACAAACACCAGTACGACCGTGTACTACGCCACCAGTAACACCTACACAGCAGATACGGGGACCGAGGTCCGATTCGGAAAGTTCATCAGAGCCGGAACCTCTCAGAGCACTGAAATTGAAGCGCTGGAGTCCGATGGAGGCACCGTGTTTATCATCAGTTCCTGTTCTGTGGTTAATGTTGAAGAGAACATGTGTAAATCTGAGGAACTCCAGGCTCTTATTTCTCCAGCCGAGGTCTTCACAGTGCAGAACGTTAGAGATGTTAGCACTGATGATgccacatataaagaaatcactTTAACACACTCGCGCTTTCTCAGCAATCATACCTGCTCTTTCTTCCACAGGTAAGACGATAACTTGTAGTAAATTCAGGTGTTTATATAAGATTGTGTAGGTTTTGTTTTCATGATGAGATTTCCACTTTGCTTCTAGACCTCTGAATCCTGTGCTCTGACGTTCAACACAAAACACTAAGCTTGAACTCAACAGTGATGCAGAGTGGATTTTTCCTCTAatgactctttctctctgtttcctgTCTCTCTTAAGGAACGCCGCGGATGCCGAATCCTCCACCTCTCTGACTTTTACACTTCTGGCGCTGACGGCCTCCTTGCTGAGTCACTTTACACTGATGGAGTGACTCACGTGTTCATCGACACGTTTATATCAATTTATTACAACGTTTTTAGTAGAGTTCTTTTCTCATGACATGTTTCAGTTCTCCTTTTAATTTGATCCATGATCAGAAGTACCGGGAGCAGTCGAGTCAAGCTGGTCATTTTTGATGGGCGTTTGTTGCtttgaacaaataaaaatgaaatgcaaatgtCTGTAACTGTGAACATATAAAACTTAATACTTCAATCCATTTATTGGATGTTTCTTTCATCAATCAGATAATACAAACACCAAAATAACAGGAAGCATCTATTCTATAACTTGGTTTGCAATTCAAACACAAATATCCATTCAGCTTACTATCATGGTCACGGTTTGTTTGAccttctcaacacacacacacgcgcgcacacgcgcacacgcacacgcgcgcacacgcgcacacacgcgcgcacgcacacgcgcacacacgcgcgcacgcacacgcgcacacgcacacgcgcacacacacacgcgcacgcacgcgcgcgcgctccCTCTAGCGGCGTGACAGGATATTACACAAATCCATAAATGGCTCCAAcacaatttaatataaaaccTTTTCAGTTAGCCCGTTTGGCTTACACTTGTAATTTGGCTTTAAGTTGTGTCTAACAATTCAATATCACATTCAATATGAACCACATTAAACCCTACACGTGTATACATCCATCTCGATTTGTATCAAACAGTATAAACGAGGCACTAAGTTGATATGTTGTATGACACGCAAAACACTGTATCACTCCTTACATGTTgacatataaacacaaaaataactaATTTATCAAACAATATGTACTTTTATCTCATAACAACAGGAATATAaacatttcatgttttatacCTGGAAAAGGGAGAAGAAAGACATCAATGAAATGAAGATGTAAACACAGAGCTCCTCTCCTTGCCTCGGCTTATACTACCTGCACAGGTCGCGTCAATGAACTACCTGCAGCTCAAGGTCTCCCCCTTCTGGACACTACCCAAATTACACCTTAGTCCTAAATCTTCTTATGTGACTCCAATTGATTTGTATGACCACTGCAAGAGCAGGAACACATATATGGAAAAATTCTACTGTATATCGTAAATGGGatagaaatgtagaaatgtacAAAAGAGGTGACGAATCTCGAAACGTCTCGATGCCGGTGTGTCACAGATTTGGAAAACACTGTTACCCTGATGAGTTTAATACGACTTCATTATTACTGGTTTCTTTGAGTGAGTAGACaggaagtgtgagagagaaggaaagagggaaGTAACTGGTGAAGAGTTATTTGAGTTTGCATTTAAGGAATCATATTTTCACGTCAAAATAATCTGTAGATTTGTGAAAATTTGATtatgttttaagtttaaagtAGAGATGTCAAAGTATATTAAAGTCAAAAAACACTCCAGTGATTGACATTCCCACACATTCATGCCTATAATCTGTAATCCGTGTATGAAATATCATTAATGCTCATGAGGTAAAGCAGCTCACCCAGTAGCAGCTCCTTAGAGGGATGTCTTTACACAGTCCTAACACTTCATTAGAATATTTTCCTCATTTGTTTCTATTTAGTCCACCTTTACCCTCTCTCTGGTTTTCTTCTGTCTGCGTCTGCCCACTGGGCGACTGACTGTAAATGGCAATGTGGCCTATCAGAAGACAAAAAGCTGTGACCCCTTATGGTGGAAAAACAGCCTACCCAACTGTTTTGTTTGGCTTCCAGGACGTTAATGCTGCCTTTCTCTTCAGGACCAAACACTGAATACCATTccatttagagagagagagagagagagagagagagagagagagacgagctGCTCTACACTTCACCATACAAAATTCCCTACTGAGGCAGATGAATGGTTCTTCTCCAACTTCTCACACACCTCTCCTAAATTTACGGCACTTTTTCAAAGTCTTGGCTAATTGAATTAACATTGATGGGGAAGTTATTAAAGACGTTCTCAGCACTCATCATATAAAAAACTGACTTACAATTAGCTACATGCTACAATttattacatactgtaaatgtggTATAGATCTAAAGCTGTTTTATTagcagctttattattattaggcttgTTAAATTCTCCACAGTTTGGTTGTAAGATGCTTCACCAAATTACATTGCCCTGAAAAGTGCTTCTTATAACAACATATATAACAATCAGGCATGCAGGTGTAAAATATCTTCTCTCCCAGGGTTCTGTCTGAAGGTTCTCGACCAGGGTTCTTGTAATCTCTACAGTCCAGTTTGTCTTAGTTGTCTATATTAGGGCTTGTCAGAAGTGCTTTGCTGTGAGCACACCTCTGCCTCGCTGTTTAACATTTCAGAAAAGGTCAGagatatttgaaatgttttctttgtcaGCACTCAGTGTGCACACTTTAATTTAAACTTCCATTTAAATGTAGCTGACATGgggaacttttattatattaaaaaaaaaacctaaacataCCATACCATAAACATACCATACCATGCTAATTAGAGATCAGAATGTAATTTACAGACTACACAAAATTTTAACGTCATTGTTATTGTGTCTAAATAAGCCTACTTTGATTATCACTTTTAAACAGTCActcagacagtaacctgaaaTCAAGAGAACCCGGAACGCTGGAGCTGATTCACAACTTTCTGGATGCGTGTTCTCAAACTGAAGAACATTTACAAATCTTTCCACCATGTTTGATTGTTTATAAACCCCTGGATGTTCTCTGTATCTAATGCTTAGCACTGTGTACTTCTCAATAAATGGACCGTGCTGTAGACGTTCCAGAATATTCTGGGCCACTAGATGATGTAGAGATGATGTAGGATGCAGAACAAAGAGTGATGTTGAGTTACAGGTGGAGAAAAAGCACTCCATCTTCGAGAACAACAGAACCCTAACTACCCCAGGAAGATGATCCTTCAGGTAGACCTTTCAGGAACCAGAAACCTGTCCTGACTGTTTTTCTAGGGCATCAAATAGCCCTTATTCATCAAATCCATCTCAGAGAAGTCCATTCCATACCTCAGACAATCATGGAGACCATGGTTCCTATACTTCTGGATTATTCTATCCCAATCCTTACTCTGACCAGGAAATAATCCGATTAGGAATGTTTGGAAGGAGatgaaagaggaggagaagatggaagaaaaggaggaggagggagagaggcagCACTACCCGTGTCATGTATCTTGGGTGGAATTCAAACCCAGGGTGCTGAGCAGGCAGGGCAGGGGCTCGGCTCCGCTCGCTAAACTTCACAGAGCCGTCAGACCTCAGACAAGACAAACACCAACACGTAAGTCCGTCTGGTCTCTTGACTTCCTTACCTCTTCATTTCACTCCCACCttgttgtgtatgtgtaatatttaATCTCTCACTCTGCCATTACCTTATTCAGTATCGACACAATTAGAGTCATGgaaatataactttaaaaagaaatatgtttctctaaaTATAAGTTTTTGTTACATAATGACTTGAAATGTTAAAGCTTCTAGCCTGACCTCACAGACCTTAAAAGGCTCTACGCATCCTTGGGAAAGAAGTCTGCATATTTCTGAGCCATAACAGCCTGAATGAAGGAAGTTTCTCAAACCCATCATCAGCAAAGTTATTAGCATTTATTACCTTTTATCTGCTTTGTAGCACGTGTCATTAGCATGTAGCGCAATATGCATGCTTAAATCCCTTGTGAGAACGGGGCACTCCTCTGGATGTTTACATAATCATCAgcgcagatcattttgctttgtgtttaaTAATAGCCTGTGGATGATGAAAGCTGATTCAGATCCACTAGTCAGAAGATGATCTCTTCCATGACTGAGCTGATTCAGACCTGTTAAATCTGACTGCAAAAATGGCATTAGGAtttgtgtgagaaaatgtattcCCAGATTCCCAGTTCAGTATTTTGGAGCAAGCTGCAGCCCTCAGAGTCCATGCACTCGTCTACAGAGCTGTGACAGACACCAGCATGTGCAGTTTGTCATCTGATCTTTCTTTGGCTAGGACATGCTCGACCACTGCAAAGTGAACATTTCTCTCTCCACACCATCTATAGCACGATCAGACCAGCCAAGGTTAGCGCTGCTGCTCTAAAAGAAGTTTCACTTTTGCCAGAGGACATTATGATGCATGATTGAGCTCCTAAAATAAAACTCCAGAATGGCCAAATGTGCCAGACTGTCTTAAAAAGCCTGTTTTTGGAGTGGATATCAGATGATTTACTGCTAGAAGACCAACAGTCACATCACATCTGTTCACATGCTCATGCTAGATTGAACCTTACTGATTTATGTAGATCTATAAATTGACCACTGCAGGCCAAGGTACATCTCCATGAGCTTGTCCAGTACATATCTATCTCCatttttaagatcttttaaTGTCCATTTTCTCCTGGTGATTCTTACATATCTCACTAGACCGATGGTCAAGCCAAGAACAACTAGGACTGTCagctgcatatttatttatttacagtttattttattttattattatttattttaaatgtttagatagtttgtaaataacatttaaatggtCTATTCTCCCTCTTACCCACTCTTAGGCTTCAGACTGAGCAGAAAGACATCTGAAGAAGGTTAAATCTGAATGTAAACACATTGCTCTGTTCTCAACTGCTGCAACAAACAGTGAGGAGAAGGAGGTGTTGATTTGGAAGAAGTGCCAAGAAACGGTCATAAAAGGTAAAGAAGAGACACTGATGAGTAACGAGTTGAAGGCAGCGTAACAAGTGACAAGAGTGTCTGACTTCAATAAGAATactatcattttaatttaattacaactACAagcaagaacaagaagaagcaCTGACACATTGTAACTGGGAAAAACATGGAGCACCTTCCACAGACAAAAGGCAAAGGGGTTTTGATGTTTGCAAGACGCCGTCAAAGGATTGATGAAATTGCTGCAGAACATGAGGAGCTGAGGAGTAAAGGCATACCTGTGGAAGCTTTTGTGGAACCTGAGATAGATGTATCTTCAAAGCCTCCACCTCAGGAGGACATTCCTCATGTccagcaaaatgaacaaatcaaacagcaAATAAAGTATCAGGATCATCAAACTCAACAGCAGATCTTTCATCAGCCAAACACTGGTATAAATGGTCTAGATTCCTGGCAAGATTCTTCAGCATCCAAACCCCTCGTGTCCAATAGAACAGCTAAGCCTTTTCTGATTGGTCTAAATCAATCCCCAACACAATTTTCTCCAGTTAGAAATGTCCCAAGCCCAACAgtgaaaaaatctgaaaatattttcaaagtTCCTGTTCCAGTAAACACAAGCCCACAGGTGTGGTCACCCACAGGAGATATAATCGCCTCTCGTGATGAAAGGATTGTGGTACCAGCTATCAAGACCGTAATTCTGCCCGAAATGAAAAGAAGAGGAACAAATAAAGCCAACTCTAAAGAACCTCCAGAGGATGACTACTTCAGTCTTGGTGCAGAGGCGTGCAATTTCATGCAAGCTCCAACCATCAGACAAAAACACCCTCCACCAGTCCTTCCCAAGCCTACAATCAACCCACATTGTCCACCATGGTCTGCAGAAGATAATGCCACCCACAGTCCCCTTACACCATCAAGTCCTCTTCCAGCACAACAGATCTGGGTTCCACCTCAACCTCAGCCAGCTACCAAACCCTGGGCTCCTTCACCAACTCGGCCCATGCCACAGCAGCATGTGTCTGACCATTTACCAACCAAACCATCGGCTTCATATAAGCCTACCTGGTCATCAGAATCACAACAGGCACTCGCCACTGCATCTCCCTCACAGTCAAAGTTCCCATGGACTAAGTCTCAAGTTGATACCAGTTCTGTGGTTTCCTGTCCACCCCAACGAGCAAGCTCTTATGTCCGTCCATCCAAAGCTCCACCAATTTCTTCAATCTCAGAAATAGGGTCCTCAGATGGCCCAGTGCTTAAGGGGAAAGGTGCAGAACTTTTTGCTAGGCGACAGTCACGTATGGAGAAGTTTATAGTAGATGCTGAGACGGTCCAGGCCAACATAGCCAGATCCCCCTCACCCACAATGTCCATGCCAAGCACCTGGAAATATTCTTCCAATGTCCGAGCCCCTCCTCCTGTCTCCTATAACCCCATAGTGTCCCCTTTCTACCCTCCAGCAGCACAGAAACAATCTCCTGCAACGAGCTCAAATATGAAGCCCAAAGGAAACAAGGAGAAACTAAAGACAGCACCAAAAATTCTCAGTGTTATGGATGTGATGAAGCATCAGCCATACCAGCTGGACTCATCCCTCTTCACCTACAGCTCCAACGCTGAAGCCAAGGTTTCGAGCCCCAAAACATCCCCCATTCCTCCTGCagagtccaagagaacccaggTCCATAGCACTACCTATCTGCAAGCCTCATCCCCTGTCCAGTCTACAGGAAGTGCCCAGTCTTTTCAGCAAGGTGCACTGGCCAAACCCAGTGGACCGGTGAGTGCTCCTTATCCCTTCACTCATCAGTCCACTCCAGCCGAAGCTCGTCCCACTGCACGGGTTGCAATTGGGAAAGTCTCAGCACCATGCATGACGCACCATGGCCCAATAAACAAAACCTTCAGCAGCCAATCAACACCTCCCACTAGGATTGGGGGCAATGCTTTTCTCTCCACTTCCTCGCTCCCTCTGAATAGTGAAATTATTTCTAGATGTAGCTTGCCAATGGCTCCAAAGCCtaagttttctgcaaaaaaagcaGCTGTTAGCGGAAAGCAGTGGAGACCGGTCGTAATGTTGCACTAAAAACAGGGAAGAAGCACCTACGGTAAAATGTAAACAGCACAGAACTGAGATTATTTTGAGAGTATGAAAAgcattagttagttagttagttagttagttatataatataattacttTATGATTCAAGCTGTGCAGTTTTCAGTTGTTGTGTCTAAAAAACTTGCCATGGAAATGCTGTATATGTTGTTAGATTAGTGAGTATATTAGATTAGCGAGTATATTAGATTAGCGGGTATGTTAGATTAGCGGGTATGTTAGATTAGCGGGTATGTTAGATTAGCGAGTATACTAGATTAGCGAATGTTAGATTAGCGAGTATGTTAGATTAGCGAGTATACTAGATTAGCGAATATACTAGATTAGCGAGTATGTTAGATTAGCAGGTATGTTAGATTAGCGAGTATACTAGATTAGCGAATGTTAGATTAGCGAGTATGTTAGATTAGCGAGTATACTAGATTAGCGAATATACTAGATTAGCGAGTATGTTAGATTAGCGAGTATGTTAGATTAGCGAGTATATTAGATTAGAGAATATATTAGATTAGCGAGTATATTAGATTAGAGAATATATTAGATTAGCGAGTATATTAGATTAGAGACTATATTAGATTAGCGAGTATATTAGATTAGAGACTATATTAGATTAGCGAGTATGTTAGATTAGCGAGTATATTAGATTAGCGAGTATGTTAGATTAGCGAGTATATTAGATTAGCGAGTATATTAGATTGGTTATCTGAAAGAAGTGCTGGATATGTGTATACAATgagaaaaaagttttttctatttgtttaaaGGAAGAATATTTAGATTACTTACAGTCTTCAgtcttgtatttatttcatattgatTAAGACAAAGAGATTTTTTTGTAATCTCAGGAGAGCATGTGTGTATGGTTATTTTATTGCCAGATGATGAGAATTACTTGACAGTATTTTATATTAGATCGcattgttcctgttttacatctTGAGGATTAAGTATGCCTAGCAAAGTCAGGAAAGGGTGTAAAGGTGGCGGCCATTTTGTCTGGTTAAAAATGGACTGGTGGCAAAATGTAAATGGAGTGTTTGGATTTTATAGGATTTGGAGTTTGGTTTaaactaaaaatggaaaaattgtattttttgctAATCAAAAGCGAGAGCACAAACTGTAGTGTTGTTTCTTGAGTCAGTTAAAcggttatagtttctgtttttgTAGCTTTGTAAGGTTTATGTTCATTTTCTCTTCATTATGACCTCATTGTGAGTTTCCCTGCTGAGCAGAATGGGATTTTTGTATATACACTAGAGAACAGTCCTGTTTTTAACCGTGTGTAAAAGTGATCATATGGTTTACATCTTGTTCCATTTGGCCTGTTCTTCTTTATTTCTCTAAAACATTGCACTCCTTCTTGGACTTTTTCCTTACCGTATTAAAATGTTCTGCCAGCTCTGtctgtcttctttctttcagctcagtggctttttctcttttccacaCCCTTCTCTTGTCATGTGTGCGTGTACAAATTTAGCTAAGAAAGGCTTTTATTTCTGTACTCTTAAGTCtatgaaattatttataaaaacccAGGCAAAGTCACTCTGTCTCCTGCCACCAAACTAAATCCCACAGGATCCTGAGCTCTGACTCTGAGATTATAACAAAAATTAATTCACCTTTAATAATCTGATTGTGTTCTAATTATTTCTCAAtcttttactttcatttcacactcatgtgttatagtgttaatgatGTTTTAATGACAAGCGCTAATATTGACggcattattattttctctcccTATTGCGTGCTACTTTCAGTCAATAAGAATAAACTTTTCCTGACTAATTTCAGTGATAACAAAGGAATCCTGCTTGAGAAATCTTCAGTAGATAGTTTCAGGTCTCAGGCTTTTGGACACGTGTTGTATATAAGCTGAGCAGTATTGTAATGTCTGCCTGCATGTTGTTCACTTTACACTGCAACAGAGTTCACGCTTCCTAAATATAGCAGCACACGTCTATCTTTAAAACACGCTCTCCTTATTAAACACTGCTTCTGCTCAGGAACTCAGTAAGGCCCGCTCCTGACAACTAGCCAAGTGCCTTTATACAAGAGGTAAGTGCTGAAAAGTTCCCCTGATGAAAGAATTAAGCACTCTTTTGGTTATAATGACATCACTGGATTATTTTGGAAGTTCAAAATTTGACGGCAGActtgatttatatttttaactgaCATCATAAATATGGTGTCTGTACTGTGTTCCAGTAAAGTGCTGAGTGACAGGGTGGGGTGATGACGCGGAGGTACTGATACCACCCTGAAGTTCAGTATTTTCTTATCACAGCATCTGTGATCCCCATTTCACCAACAAGTGCAataacttatttattaaagaacacaccatactttttaaaatccatttgtagtgacatgtaatgttgtggaatgtctgaaaCGGGTTAAATCCTGTTCTTATGtgttatagcatctataaacagttGGGTACTGTGATTAAATACTGACTAAAAAACTAAAGAACCAAAGTTTCCCAAAGCATCGTAAAGTTAAAATcatctcagagagagagagagagagagagagagagagagagagagagagagagagggagggagagagagagagggagagagagagggagggagagagagagagagggagagggagagagagagagagagatagagagagagagagagagaaagagagagggagagagagggagagagaaagggagagagagagagagagagggggagagagagagaaagcgagagggagagagagagagggagagggagagagagagagagagaaagagagagagggagagggagagagagagagagagagaaagagagagggagagagagggagagagagagagagaaagggagagagagagggagagagagagagagagagagagagagaaagggagagagagagggagagagagagagagagagaaagggagagagagagagagagagaaagggagagagagagggagagagagagagagagagagagagagggagagagagagggagagagagagagagagagagagagagagagagagagagagagaaagggagagagagagggagagagagagagagagagggagagagagagggagagagagagagagagagagagagagagagagatatgttaTTATGATGTTTGTTTGACATTTATTGATGTTTTTAGGAAACGCAGCCCTTAGCAGTAGTGTATTATTATCTGAACTCAGACATTTCACATTGTCATATTCTATATTTCACAGCTGTGTTCAGCCGGAGTTTACTATCTCTCACTGTGTTCCGGGAAATAATAGAGTAATTGAAGCCTCACATACAGAGTGTCAGGACAGACACTAGGTGGCAGCAAAGACAACCACCATGAGACACTAAAAGCTTGTAGAAATCCTGAAAGTCCATGTTTCTGATCCATGTTTGTCTTGTAGCTCTACAGCCGGAGCCGCTCCATGTCTCTGCCCTGGAGACACTCCTCCATGTCCACTGTGTCTCCGGTGTCCAGTCCAGGTTCCCATCCCAGCCATGGACTCGTGGACAGGCAGATGTCCTGGGCTGAACGTCCTACAGCTCCTCGGAGCCCCCTGTGCCTGGTCAGTGAAGGCTTTGCCTCGGAAAATGTCCAGAATCCTACGAGCAGCGGTTTCCACTCAGCTGTGCACAGGAGGTCATTGTCGGAGGAGAAGCCGGTGGTGTACGGTCCACCGTTCAGACCAGCGCAGCCTCTTCCCCTCGGCAACAGATACACCACGACCTGTTCTCTTCCCAGGAATTTCTCCCCTCACTCCGAGTATTCCCAAACACACCGAGTCAGCTGGAGGATGTAGAGAAGTGCGATGCTGTGATCCTCCTCACGCCTTCACAAAGCACATAGACACAAATctaactgtaaataaacaggAACAGGATGTTCGAACTTGCAGCATTGATGGATATAATGAGAGGTGAAGATCAAAGAGTAAAAATTGAAGGATGTTTGTAGGTTTTATtcactttaaatgtaaacataacacaagctcaaaacaCTCAAATCTACCAGCTCgtcagtatactgtataatgtctGGGTTAGAGATGAATATTACACTTCAGTGAGATGTTCAGCGTGAAGTTTGCTTCTGGAGCTACGAGGCTAATGCTACTAACAATTACTGCAGTTACTCAGTAGTTCAGTATAAATCATTATCTGTATCTCTGCATTAAACCACATCCCAGCCAAGATATTTTACACCCCTAAACCCCGCCCTCTAGATTCTGTCCAAGAAACCCCACCCTCTGCCCCGCCCTCTAAACCCCACCCACTAGTTCCTGCCATCTAAAGTTAAAGACGAAATTTCACACACGTGTCAGTTGATTGAATTTAGGATAAATGGATAAACTGTAAAATCcagtatatatttacaaaatgttcctttaATGTGTATTTAGTTAAAATGAATAGAATTAAACTCTAATTAATAAGGGTGAATAATTGCTGTAACTTGAAGAAAGAATGTTGAATGTTATGAATATTAAATAGCTTTACAGAAAGTTAGAAATATCTAGAATGCACATTTCATGGTGTGGAAGTGATTTCACGTTTGATTTCGTCGTGGTTTTATTAAGTTTAATATTTAGTGAAAAAAGAAACGTCACGTGAGCTAAAGGTCTTCTCACATTTACtgattgttgttgatgtttaaaAGTTTTGCTTGTTGAAGTGATGGAAAGTGGAGACGTTGGATTTCTCTCACTGATGTGTGTTTAACAAATAATTATGCTAccattaaatacaaataaaataataaataaacaaacaaacaaacaaacaaataaataaatactaccgTTTCAGTTTAACACCACACTGTTTTCAAGAACGATAAATGATTTAAAGGTTTTTCACACTCTTTAATGTTATTcatgtaataataatgaggTGGTAGtagaataaatgttattaatcagtctcctccgaaactattggaacagtgAGACCAGTTCATTGTTtctgctgtagactgaagacatttgggtttgagatcaaaagatgaatatgagaagagagtgtagaatttcagattttatttcctggtatttatatgtagatgtggtaaacaaaatagaacatttagcatcagaccacccaatttggagtcaagcaaaaatactggaacatgtgacagacaggtgtttcttgttccCCAGGTGTGTCCTGCTAGACTGAACTCTGAACATGTACTCTGGGTTTGAGGCTTCAGCTTcccctgtgaagactgcatttgttgttaaaaaggataaaccaacataaagatcagagagctgtctatgggagaaaagcaagtcattttgaagctgagaaaagagggagaatcTATCAGATTcactgcacaaacactgggAATAACTAATACTACAATTTAGAAAGTCCTGAAAAAGATGGAAACCACTGCCAACTCTAAGAAACGACTTCATCAGGAGGGgaatgttgtttaacacgtcgaGA
This genomic interval carries:
- the LOC128604306 gene encoding ecto-ADP-ribosyltransferase 5, which codes for MEGLSVKVFLFTLITVLSLNVKVEVRKLDMAPDAVDDDFSQCREKMLKAVTEPGGLLQKELKANKEFEELWSKHSGECKKNIPGGTSYHIDALQAYGNSKIEFRKTFNSLVYSKGSNSTTYRDEFPFKSLHFLLTDFLRLLKRTNTSTTVYYATSNTYTADTGTEVRFGKFIRAGTSQSTEIEALESDGGTVFIISSCSVVNVEENMCKSEELQALISPAEVFTVQNVRDVSTDDATYKEITLTHSRFLSNHTCSFFHRNAADAESSTSLTFTLLALTASLLSHFTLME
- the synpo2b gene encoding synaptopodin-2, which produces MEHLPQTKGKGVLMFARRRQRIDEIAAEHEELRSKGIPVEAFVEPEIDVSSKPPPQEDIPHVQQNEQIKQQIKYQDHQTQQQIFHQPNTGINGLDSWQDSSASKPLVSNRTAKPFLIGLNQSPTQFSPVRNVPSPTVKKSENIFKVPVPVNTSPQVWSPTGDIIASRDERIVVPAIKTVILPEMKRRGTNKANSKEPPEDDYFSLGAEACNFMQAPTIRQKHPPPVLPKPTINPHCPPWSAEDNATHSPLTPSSPLPAQQIWVPPQPQPATKPWAPSPTRPMPQQHVSDHLPTKPSASYKPTWSSESQQALATASPSQSKFPWTKSQVDTSSVVSCPPQRASSYVRPSKAPPISSISEIGSSDGPVLKGKGAELFARRQSRMEKFIVDAETVQANIARSPSPTMSMPSTWKYSSNVRAPPPVSYNPIVSPFYPPAAQKQSPATSSNMKPKGNKEKLKTAPKILSVMDVMKHQPYQLDSSLFTYSSNAEAKVSSPKTSPIPPAESKRTQVHSTTYLQASSPVQSTGSAQSFQQGALAKPSGPLYSRSRSMSLPWRHSSMSTVSPVSSPGSHPSHGLVDRQMSWAERPTAPRSPLCLVSEGFASENVQNPTSSGFHSAVHRRSLSEEKPVVYGPPFRPAQPLPLGNRYTTTCSLPRNFSPHSEYSQTHRVSWRM